The Glycine soja cultivar W05 chromosome 6, ASM419377v2, whole genome shotgun sequence genome has a window encoding:
- the LOC114417138 gene encoding seed biotin-containing protein SBP65-like — MASEQMPRRENNSNRVIEREVHVETHRKESLPDKGRVVIESEKKEKERELASDRARSGNIVKEDKEVEEGRRGKESGGGGGVQHERKFETKVEEKKGFGEKAELEGITRVVVGRECSKEEKQGRTREKVEAEKARSMEKTRDEAKGREQAETKGQTKKGGGEEQGRRREEIGEENKQSSLEEISKCRAEAEEKVKERKERSKQAASNEAAKERNKQANKEATKAKDVTREKGQQGNLKTGNETQDIGQKGYGGAKDTIGRVDNITTPLAKKAQVAGSTTVQYAGEKSAQAKDATVGSMEKTTKDAKGREKAGTKGQTKKGGGEEQGKRREETGEEKQSSLEEISKHRAEAQQKAMSSIEGAKERYERAKQEASKASKERNIQANKRAEEERRKAESGRGVHVDKFEEKKDSVLKAELERRTREVEGREWNKEEKQRSCPRGKVEAEKARPMEETKLEAKGREKAETKEGGGEEKGMRREEIGEENKQSSLEEIFKYRAEAQQKVKERNERAKQAAEAAKERNKQANKGNEEGRRERESGGGVHHEAKFETKGEKKKDLVGRERNKEEKQRSSPRGKVEAEKARPMEETKVEAKGREKDVTKEGGVEEQGRGRKENEQSSLKDISKYRAEAQQNSFNATEAAKERYERANQATSEAAKERNKQANKEATKAKDVTREMDQQGNLKTENETQDNDQKGYGGAKYTIGSVDHITTPFIVEANLKSENQIQDNGQKGYGGAKDTIGSVDHITTPLAEKAKAAGSTTAQYVGEKAAQAKDATVQTGKSAAKVASDLRDKALATGWSAAHYSTEITVEGTKAATNVVKGVAEYAGQKASELAAMSVDTAKGLAAAAAGENAKEYTARKKVEAEMDLEAKREAQNQESKEWPSAKSTTESIQRGQGQQEQHEQGEKWEHGAQRTNKPHESNIVETFEENLGGIGEKREQKPLGSIIGESFQGVQEKGSEVMASIGEKLGSAAHTLVKKPLDKATEGGREVLGAVGETVVEIGENMVKKPAQKVQQHQGEGGGGVLNAIGETIAEIAETTKVIVAGEGEKEIIVKTHEFEYGDLKLD; from the exons ATGGCTTCTGAGCAAATGCCTCGCAGAGAGAACAACAGCAATAGGGTGATAGAGAGAGAGGTTCACGTTGAGACACACAGAAAAGAGTCCCTCCCTGATAAGGGAAGGGTTGTGATAGAgagtgagaagaaggagaaagagagagagttgGCTTCTGATAGAGCCAGGTCTGGAAATATAGTTAAGGAGGACAAAGAGgttgaagaaggaagaagaggaaaagaaagtggtggtggtggtggtgttcaGCATGAGAGGAAGTTTGAAACGAAAGTTGAAGAGAAGAAGGGTTTTGGGGAAAAGGCTGAACTCGAGGGAATAACAAGAGTGGTGGTGGGAAGAGAGTGCAGCAAAGAGGAGAAACAAGGAAGAACAAGAGAGAAAGTAGAGGCAGAGAAAGCAAGATCAATGGAGAAAACTAGAGATGAAGCTAAAGGAAGAGAACAAGCTGAAACCAAAGGTCAAACCAAGAAG GGTGGTGGTGAGGAacagggaagaagaagagaagaaataggagaagaaaataaacaatCCAGCCTCGAAGAGATTTCTAAATGCAGAGCTGAAGCTGAAGAGAAAGTTAAGGAGAGAAAGGAGAGATCAAAACAAGCAGCAAGTAATGAAGCTGCCAAAGAGAGAAACAAGCAGGCAAATAAGGAGGCAACAAAGGCAAAAGATGTCACAAGAGAGAAGGGTCAACAAGGCAATCTTAAAACAGGAAATGAGACACAAGACATTGGCCAAAAGGGTTATGGTGGAGCAAAGGATACCATTGGTAGAGTGGACAACATTACTACACCACTTGCTAAAAAGGCTCAAGTTGCTGGTAGCACCACTGTTCAGTATGCTGGAGAGAAATCAGCACAAGCCAAAGATGCTACGGTAGGATCAATGGAGAAAACTACAAAGGATgctaaaggaagagaaaaagcaGGAACCAAAGGTCAAACAAAGAag GGTGGTGGTGAGGaacaaggaaaaagaagagaagaaacagGAGAAGAAAAACAATCCAGCCTGGAGGAGATTTCTAAGCACAGAGCTGAAGCTCAACAAAAAGCAATGAGTTCAATTGAAGGTGCTAAGGAGAGATACGAGAGAGCAAAACAAGAAGCAAGTAAAGCTTCCAAAGAGAGAAACATTCAAGCAAATAAGAGggctgaagaagaaagaagaaaagcagAAAGTGGTAGGGGTGTTCATGTGGATAAGTTTGAAGAGAAGAAGGATTCAGTGCTGAAAGCAGAACTCGAGAGAAGAACAAGAGAGGTAGAGGGAAGAGAGTGGAACAAAGAGGAGAAACAAAGAAGTTGTCCAAGAGGGAAAGTAGAGGCAGAGAAAGCAAGACCAATGGAAGAAACAAAACTGGAAgctaaaggaagagaaaaagctGAAACCAAAGAG GGTGGTGGTGAGGAAAAAGGAATGAGAAGAGAAgaaataggagaagaaaataaacaatCCAGCCTGGAAGAGATTTTTAAGTACAGAGCTGAAGCTCAACAGAAAGTTAAGGAGAGAAACGAGAGAGCAAAACAAGCAGCAGAAGCTGCCAAAGAGAGAAACAAGCAGGCAAATAAAGGGAATGAAGAAGgcagaagagaaagagaaagtggTGGGGGTGTTCATCATGAGGCTAAGTTTGAAACTAAAGGTGAAAAAAAGAAGGATTTAGTGGGAAGAGAGCGGAACAAAGAGGAGAAACAAAGAAGCAGTCCAAGAGGAAAAGTAGAGGCAGAGAAAGCAAGACCAATGGAAGAAACAAAGGTGGAAgctaaaggaagagaaaaagatgTAACCAAAGAG GGTGGTGTTGAGGAAcaaggaagaggaagaaaagaaaatgaacaatCTAGCTTGAAAGACATTTCCAAGTACAGAGCTGAAGCTCAACAAAATTCATTCAATGCTACTGAAGCTGCTAAGGAAAGATACGAGAGGGCAAACCAAGCGACAAGTGAAGCTGCCAAAGAGAGAAACAAGCAGGCAAATAAGGAGGCAACAAAGGCAAAAGATGTCACAAGAGAAATGGATCAACAAGGCAATCTTAAAACAGAAAATGAGACACAGGACAATGACCAGAAGGGTTATGGTGGAGCAAAGTACACCATTGGTAGTGTGGACCACATTACTACACCATTTATTGTAGAGGCCAATCTTAAATCAGAAAATCAGATACAAGACAATGGCCAAAAGGGTTATGGTGGAGCAAAGGACACAATTGGTAGTGTAGACCACATTACTACACCACTTGCTGAAAAGGCCAAAGCTGCTGGTAGCACCACTGCTCAGTATGTTGGGGAGAAAGCAGCACAAGCCAAAGATGCTACTGTGCAAACTGGCAAGAGTGCTGCAAAAGTTGCCTCAGATTTGAGGGACAAGGCTTTGGCCACAGGGTGGAGTGCTGCACATTATTCTACTGAGATAACTGTGGAGGGAACCAAGGCTGCAACAAATGTTGTTAAGGGAGTTGCTGAGTATGCAGGACAGAAGGCTTCTGAGCTTGCAGCTATGTCAGTGGATACTGCGAAAGGTTTAGCTGCTGCTGCAGCTGGGGAGAATGCCAAGGAGTACACTGCAAGGAAGAAGGTGGAAGCTGAGATGGATTTGGAGGCCAAAAGGGAAGCTCAAAATCAG GAATCGAAGGAGTGGCCATCAGCAAAATCCACCACTGAGAGCATTCAAAGAGGACAAGGACAACAAGAACAGCATGAGCAAGGAGAAAAATGGGAACATGGTGCACAAAGGACTAATAAGCCACATGAAAGCAACATTGTGGAAACCTTTGAGGAAAACCTAGGTGGGATTGGGGAAAAAAGGGAACAAAAACCACTTGGAAGCATCATTGGAGAGAGCTTTCAAGGAGTTCAAGAAAAAGGGAGTGAAGTGATGGCAAGCATTGGTGAAAAACTGGGAAGTGCTGCACATACATTAGTGAAGAAGCCATTGGATAAGGCCACTGAGGGAGGGAGAGAGGTGTTGGGAGCTGTAGGTGAAACTGTGGTTGAGATTGGTGAAAACATGGTGAAAAAACCAGCACAGAAAGTGCAGCAGCATCAAGGTGAAGGTGGAGGAGGGGTGCTGAATGCCATTGGTGAAACCATAGCAGAGATAGCAGAGACAACTAAGGTGATTGTTGCTGGAGAGGGAGAAAAGGAGATAATAGTAAAAACACATGAATTTGAATATGGAGACTTGAAACTTGATTAG
- the LOC114417139 gene encoding transcription factor GTE4-like, whose product MASEPMVGGDDEAREKQRFGERKVYTRRKVKKDPKAVASAIENNGTATSTVTNDNSVSNSTVQKSNTGEAKSKSDNVSVQPPARQQAVLEDGDSAQPKVGSGLEDGNSGQPQLEDQNMVQTEVGSGLEDGNKAQPRGEDQNMAQTQEGSRLEDENTAQPPGEDHNLAQTQVNSRLEDGDMAQPQLDDQNMVQPQSEDQNMAQSQSEDHIMAQPQSEDQNMAQPQSEDPNMVHPQSEDQNMAQPLMEDENTALPQLEDENTAQPQLEDENTAQLQGSSKLEDENTAQPQVTSRSEEGNTAQPQMSSRSEEGNTAQPQMSSRSEEGNTAQPQVSSRSEDGNTAQRQVSSRSDDGNTVQLQVSSRTEDGNTAQPQVSSKLEGRKSPQPEVNSRLEDGNSPRPQVNSSLDGNTVQPSAVLVSDDSRSRQPDEPSSLNVQQQDDGPSSPNRQQEAVPSSRDLILGNGVAEPWRRDRIKINLASKSKQQMRELRWKLESELGVVRSLVNRIEVKQRQVGGFGNSDVLIDSGINNVGGAKRAHSEVASACVPREPASTRPLHQLSLSMLENGQGICETVEKEKRTPKANQFYRNSEFLLAKDKFPSAESNKKSKLNWKKQGGGEMGHGFGMGSKFFKSCSSLLEKLMRHKHGWVFNSPVDVETLGLHDYFTIITHPMDLGTVKTRLNKNWYKSPKEFAEDVRLTFRNAMTYNPQGQDVHIMAELLSKIFEDRWAIIESDYNREMRYGFDYRAAPPAPSPLSRRVSAFTPPPLDMRRILDRSDSMTQTPRLMSITPSSRTPAPKKPKAKDPHKRDMTFEEKQKLSTNLQSLPSEKLDAIVQIIKKRNSALNQHDDEIEVDIDSVDAETLWELDRFVTNYKKSLSKNKRKAELARARAEALQQNAIQKSQAPAMAEIPKETQTDERSLPQPLPVQGRNQADNGSRSSSSSSSSSDSGSSSSDSDSDSSSASGSDAGSQGT is encoded by the exons ATGGCTTCGGAGCCTATGGTTGGAGGAGATGATGAAGCCAGAGAGAAACAGAGATTCGGGGAGAGAAAGGTTTACACGAGGAGGAAAGTAAAGAAAGACCCTAAAGCCGTTGCTTCCGCCATTGAAAATAACGGCACCGCCACTTCCACCGTTACCAATGACAATAGTGTCAGTAACAGCACCGTTCAGAAGAGCAACACTGGTGAGGCCAAGAGCAAAAGTGATAATGTTTCGGTTCAGCCTCCGGCACGGCAACAAGCTGTGCTGGAGGATGGGGATTCGGCTCAGCCAAAAGTGGGTTCGGGATTAGAGGATGGGAATTCGGGGCAGCCACAACTGGAGGATCAAAATATGGTTCAAACTGAAGTGGGTTCAGGATTGGAGGATGGGAATAAGGCTCAGCCGCGAGGGGAGGATCAGAATATGGCACAGACGCAAGAGGGATCGAGATTGGAGGATGAGAATACAGCTCAGCCGCCAGGGGAGGATCATAATTTGGCACAGACGCAAGTGAATTCAAGATTGGAGGATGGGGATATGGCTCAACCGCAATTGGATGATCAGAATATGGTTCAACCTCAATCAGAGGATCAGAATATGGCTCAATCTCAATCAGAAGATCATATTATGGCTCAACCTCAATCAGAAGATCAGAATATGGCTCAACCTCAATCAGAGGATCCAAATATGGTTCATCCTCAATCGGAGGATCAGAATATGGCTCAACCTCTAATGGAGGATGAGAATACAGCTCTGCCACAATTGGAAGATGAGAATACAGCTCAGCCACAATTGGAAGATGAGAATACGGCTCAGCTGCAAGGAAGTTCAAAATTGGAAGATGAGAATACAGCTCAGCCGCAAGTGACTTCCAGATCAGAGGAAGGGAATACGGCACAGCCTCAAATGAGTTCAAGATCAGAGGAAGGGAATACGGCACAACCTCAAATGAGTTCAAGATCAGAGGAAGGGAATACGGCACAGCCGCAAGTGAGTTCAAGATCAGAGGATGGGAATACGGCTCAGCGGCAAGTGAGTTCAAGATCAGATGATGGGAATACGGTTCAGCTGCAAGTGAGTTCAAGAACAGAGGATGGGAATACAGCTCAGCCACAAGTGAGTTCAAAATTGGAGGGTAGAAAGTCCCCTCAGCCGGAAGTGAATTCGAGATTGGAGGATGGGAATTCTCCTCGGCCACAAGTGAATTCAAGTTTGGATGGGAATACAGTTCAGCCATCGGCAGTGCTGGTTTCTGATGACTCGCGCAGCCGGCAGCCTGATGAACCTTCTAGCCTCAATGTTCAGCAGCAGGATGATGGACCTTCAAGCCCCAACCGTCAGCAGGAGGCAGTTCCTAGCTCCCGAGACCTTATTTTGGGAAATGGGGTTGCGGAACCATGGCGGAGGGACCGAATCAAGATAAACCTGGCATCAAAATCAAAGCAGCAGATGCGGGAGCTTCGGTGGAAGCTTGAAAGTGAGCTTGGTGTTGTGAGAAGTTTGGTTAATAGGATTGAAGTGAAGCAGAGGCAAGTTGGTGGCTTTGGCAACTCAGATGTGCTTATTGACAGTGGGATTAATAATGTTGGTGGAGCCAAGCGTGCTCATTCAGAAGTGGCATCTGCTTGTGTTCCACGGGAACCTGCCAGTACCAGGCCTTTGCACCAGTTAAGTTTGTCAATGTTGGAGAATGGTCAAGGGATCTGTGAAACTGTTGAGAAGGAGAAGAGAACACCTAAAGCAAACCAATTTTATCGTAACTCAGAGTTCTTGCTTGCGAAGGACAAATTTCCGTCAGCAGAGAGTAACAAGAAGTCGAAATTAAATTGGAAGAAGCAAGGTGGGGGAGAAATGGGACATGGTTTTGGGATGGGATCTAAATTTTTCAAAAGCTGTAGTTCACTGCTTGAAAAATTGATGAGACACAAGCATGGTTGGGTGTTTAATTCTCCTGTTGATGTTGAGACTCTTGGTTTGCATGATTATTTTACTATCATCACTCATCCAATGGACTTGGGAACTGTGAAGACAAGGCTGAACAAGAATTGGTACAAATCACCAAAGGAGTTTGCGGAGGATGTGAGACTCACTTTTCGTAATGCCATGACATATAATCCACAGGGACAAGATGTTCATATTATGGCAGAGCTTTTATCAAAGATATTCGAGGACAGATGGGCTATAATCGAGTCAGATTACAATCGGGAGATGAGATATGGCTTTGATTATAGGGCAGCTCCCCCTGCACCCTCACCTTTGTCTAGAAGGGTTTCTGCATTTACACCACCACCTCTTGATATGAGAAGGATTTTGGATAGATCAGATTCAATGACACAGACTCCAAGACTCATGAGCATCACTCCATCCAGTAGAACTCCAGCTCCAAAAAAGCCAAAGGCAAAAGATCCTCATAAAAGAGACATGACATTtgaggaaaaacaaaaactaagcaCTAACCTTCAAAGTTTGCCTTCAGAGAAGCTTGATGCTATTGTACAAATCATTAAGAAGAGAAATTCAGCACTTAATCAACATGACGATGAAATTGAAGTGGACATTGATAGTGTGGATGCTGAGACTCTCTGGGAGCTTGATAGATTTGTTACCAACTATAAGAAAAGTTTGAGCAAAAACAAAAGGAAGGCTGAACTTGCTCGAGCTAGAGCAGAAGCTTTGCAGCAGAATGCCATCCAGAAG AGTCAGGCACCAGCTATGgcagagattccaaaagaaacacaaacag ATGAAAGGAGTCTTCCCCAACCCTTGCCTGTGCAAGGGAGAAATCAAGCGGATAATGGGAGTAGGTCAAGCAGTTCCAGTAGCTCCAGCAGTGATTCTGGTTCTTCTTCAAGTG ATTCTGATAGTGACAGTTCCTCAGCATCTGGATCTGATGCAGGGTCGCAAGGGACCTGA